The window TGGATATCAGGCAGAATATATCAGCGTGGCAAAAAAACATCGGGTATATCCCACAAAGCATTTACTTGGCAGATGAGACCCTGCGTTCAAATATAGCTTTTGGTATTCCAAAAGAAGAAATCAATAATCAACAAGTGCTAAAAGCTGTAGAGCTTGCACAACTCAACTCATTGGTTGAGCAATTGCCGGAGGGATTAGATACTATTATTGGTGAACATGGCACAAGACTTTCAGGGGGGCAACGGCAGCGAGTAGGGATTGCCCGTGCTCTTTACCATGAGCCTGAAGTATTGGTTATGGATGAAGCGACCTCGGCACTGGATAATATTACAGAACGACAGATCACCCAGGCTATAGAGTCATTAAAAGGAGAGCGGACATTAATTATGATTGCACACCGGCTTACTACGGTCAAGAATTGTGATACGCTTTATTTTATGGAAGGGGGTAAGATCGTAGAAGAAGGGGCTTACGAAGATCTGGTTCGGTCGAATATTCTATTTAAAGAAATGGCTCTTGAGCAGTAGAAGAGTGGGTAAAAAGCTGGGAGAGGGTGAAATATTTACTCGGTAATGATTTCGGGGAAAGAGAGAAATAGCCTTAGAACTCCTAATTGTTAAACAATTAGATATTTATGTACTACTGGCACATTATTTGAATTCCTATTGGTAGTTGAGAGTGTTAAAACAAGATGAATAAAAAAAACGGGGGTTTCCAATGAAGGCAGTAATTCTTGCAGGGGGATTTGGTACACGGTTAAGTGAAGAGACGAGCGTTCGTCCTAAGCCGATGGTGGAGATAGGAGGAAAGCCGATATTGTGGCATATCATGAAAATATATTCCCATTATGGAGTGAATGATTTTATCATTTGTTGTGGATATAAAGGGTATGTGATTAAAGAATATTTTTCCAATTACTTTCTGCATCGCTCCGATATCTCTTTTGATTTACGGAAGAATGAGATGACAGTTTTGCAAAATGATGTTGAGCCGTGGCGGGTTACGCTAATTGATACTGGCAATGGTACAATGACTGGCGGGCGATTAAAAAGAGTAAGAGAATATATAGGTAACGAAACGTTTTGTCTTACATATGGAGATGGAGTTAGTGATGTCAATATCACGAACTTAATTGAATTTCATAATAGCCATAAAAACATTGCTACGGTTACGGCCGTACAGCCAACAGGACGATTTGGAGCATTTCGGTTAAGTTCAGGAGAATATAAAATTAACTCATTTCGAGAAAAGCCAAAACAGGATGATGCCTGGATCAATGGTGGCTTTTTTGTCTTAGAGCCGACCATATTTGATTATATAGCAGGAGATGCAACTGTATTTGAGCGTGAACCGATGGAACAGTTGGCTAAAAAAGGAGAACTCTGTGCCTTCCGACACGATTCGTTCTGGGAGTGTATGGATACGTTGCGGGATAAAAATGTCTTAGAAGA of the Fodinibius sp. Rm-B-1B1-1 genome contains:
- the rfbF gene encoding glucose-1-phosphate cytidylyltransferase; the protein is MKAVILAGGFGTRLSEETSVRPKPMVEIGGKPILWHIMKIYSHYGVNDFIICCGYKGYVIKEYFSNYFLHRSDISFDLRKNEMTVLQNDVEPWRVTLIDTGNGTMTGGRLKRVREYIGNETFCLTYGDGVSDVNITNLIEFHNSHKNIATVTAVQPTGRFGAFRLSSGEYKINSFREKPKQDDAWINGGFFVLEPTIFDYIAGDATVFEREPMEQLAKKGELCAFRHDSFWECMDTLRDKNVLEDLWSSGQCPWKIWEQPKEQIYV